One window from the genome of Alphaproteobacteria bacterium encodes:
- a CDS encoding MaoC family dehydratase: protein MREIESFEAMRALVGEELGVSSWVDVTQERIDKFAEATGDFQWIHVDPKRAKTELPGGKTIAHGYLTLSLVPMMMYEIYKIVNVTHGLNYGANKIRFTAPVPAGVRVRGRLRIKNTEDMPNNGLKIFGEVTVEIEGAERPACVAETISVAYSAT from the coding sequence GTGAGAGAGATCGAAAGTTTCGAGGCCATGCGCGCCCTGGTCGGCGAGGAGCTTGGCGTCAGCAGCTGGGTCGATGTGACCCAGGAACGTATCGATAAGTTCGCCGAAGCAACGGGTGACTTCCAATGGATCCACGTGGACCCAAAGCGTGCCAAGACCGAGCTGCCGGGGGGCAAGACTATCGCCCACGGCTATCTCACGTTGTCACTGGTGCCGATGATGATGTACGAGATCTACAAGATCGTCAACGTCACCCACGGGCTGAACTACGGCGCCAATAAGATTCGCTTCACAGCGCCGGTGCCAGCGGGCGTGCGCGTACGCGGGCGCCTGCGCATCAAGAACACCGAGGACATGCCCAATAACGGCCTCAAGATCTTCGGCGAGGTCACGGTTGAGATAGAAGGCGCTGAGCGCCCCGCCTGCGTGGCGGAAACAATCAGCGTGGCCTACAGCGCCACTTAA